The following is a genomic window from Candidatus Hydrogenedentota bacterium.
GTCCGGGCACGGCGGTGAACTTGGTGGTGTCGCAGGGTCCGGCACCGGTGACGGTCCCGGACGTGGTGGGCCAGGGTCAGGCTGCCGCGCAGACGGCGATTACTGGCGCGGGGCTGACGGTGGGGACTGTGACGCAGCAGTACAGCGGCACGGTGGCCGCCGGGAACGTCATCAGCCAGAGTCCGTTGGGCGGCGCATCCGTGAGTCCGGGCACGGCGATAAACATCACCGTAAGCCTGGGACCCGACAATGGCCTGTCATTGGTGCCCAACGTTTCGGGCATGCCGTTGACGGAGGCGCAGAATGTCTTGGCCGGGTCCGACCTCACTGTTGGCACTGTCACAGAGCGGCACAGTTATGAACCGGCGGGAACGGTGCTTGCGCAGACGCCCATGCCGGGACATTACCTGCCCCACGGCGGCGTTGTGAATCTTGTGGTGAGCCTTGGCCCGCAACCGGTGACCGTCCCCAATGTGACCGGGTGGACGCCCGTGCATGCCGGGACCGTGCTGGAAGTGTTTGGATTCTCTGTCGGCACGGTGACGAGCGCCCACAGCGACACGGTCGCCGCGGGGTT
Proteins encoded in this region:
- a CDS encoding PASTA domain-containing protein — encoded protein: PGTAVNLVVSQGPAPVTVPDVVGQGQAAAQTAITGAGLTVGTVTQQYSGTVAAGNVISQSPLGGASVSPGTAINITVSLGPDNGLSLVPNVSGMPLTEAQNVLAGSDLTVGTVTERHSYEPAGTVLAQTPMPGHYLPHGGVVNLVVSLGPQPVTVPNVTGWTPVHAGTVLEVFGFSVGTVTSAHSDTVAAGLIVSQNPAGGAESEAGASVDLVVSLGPDVTEGEGEPEGEGEPEGEGEGEPPVEVTAPSLSGLSLEEAIQALLALGLSVGQTVEESSDEVPAGQIIGQLPEAGTLLTAGDLVNLVVSSGPGDHGCLGCLRDYFGWDWLKKRTGDLFLTGLGILALALLSRGRLG